A DNA window from Ranitomeya imitator isolate aRanImi1 chromosome 2, aRanImi1.pri, whole genome shotgun sequence contains the following coding sequences:
- the LOC138663977 gene encoding zinc finger protein OZF-like isoform X1, which translates to MGRGMKKMEEILHFTLEILFRLTGEDYTVVKKTSNERYQAPVSEECGRPPSPIMGPPSPFLIHEDINDQKILELTYQMIELLTGEIPIRRQDITIYFSMEEWEYLERHKDLYKDVMMEVPQPFTPSVPSSKGTAERCPRAFLAHDCKRENPNVPQHHQGKNLTHINTTETYVRDDEWCKEEIPTYDYPDDCFRISEGHAMSTDFKANISSTVHTENLSSNPIQQLLSFEPSQNVKKNKKKKVDHQRDQIVENPFSCIKCSKRFTDKSNLVKHEKDHKEVKPFSCSECGSFFTRKSHLVRHLRLHTGEKPYSCSECWKCFTEKSNLVAHMKTHLGDKPFSCTECGKCFNTKSNLVIHHSVHTGEKPFTCSECKKCFKKKSHLDMHQRIHTGEKPFSCSECKKCFKKKSQLVIHHRVHTGEKPFSCSECGLCFTFKSNLDIHQKIHTGEKRYSCSDCGKCFSQRTHLVRHQKIHTEEKPFSCSECGKCFIQRFHFLRHQRKHTGENHFNFATDLC; encoded by the exons ATGGGTAGGGGCATGAAAAAGATGGAAGAGATATTACacttcaccctagagatcctctttcggctaactggagag gattacacagtagtgaagaagacctctaatgAGCGCTATCAGGCTCCTGTGTCTGAAGAATGTGGAAGACCCccgagcccaatcatggggcctccatcTCCTTTTctaatacatgaggacatcaatgaccagaagatcctagaactaacctaccagatgattgagctgctgactggagag attCCTATAAGACGTCAGGACATCACCATCTAtttttccatggaggagtgggagtatctagaaagACACAAAGacttgtacaaggacgtcatgatggaggttccccagccattCACACCATCAG TTCCATCCAGTAAGGGGAcagcagagagatgtccccgtgctTTTCTTGCACATGATTGTAAGCgagaaaatcccaatgttcctcagcatCATCAG ggtaaaaatctgacccatattaatactacagagacatatgtgagggatgatgagtggtgtaaagaggagattcctacatatgactacccag ATGACTGTTTCAGAATCTCAGAGGGACATGCAATGTCTACAGATTTTAAAGCCAATATATCTTCCACTGTACACACTGAAAATCTATCATCTAATCCTATTCAACAACTTCTATCATTTGAGCCATCACAGAATGTTAAGAAAAATAAAAAGAAGAAAGTTGACCATCAAAGAGATCAGATAGTGGAGAATCCATTTTCATGTATAAAATGTAGCAAAcgttttacagataaatcaaatcttgttaaacatGAAAAAGATCACAAAGAGgtgaagccattttcttgttcggAATGTGGGTCATTTTTTACcaggaaatcacatcttgttaggcATCTGAgacttcacacaggagagaagccatattcgtgttcagaatgttggaaatgttttacagagaaatcgaaTCTAGTTGCGCATATGAAAACTCACTTGGGGGACAAGCCATTTTCTtgcacagaatgtgggaaatgctttaacaccaaatcaaatcttgttatacatcatagcgttcacacaggggaaaagccatttacaTGTTCAGAATGTAAGAAATGTTTCAAGAAGAAATCACATCTTGATatgcatcagagaattcacacaggggagaagccattttcatgttcagaatgtaagaaATGTTTCAAGAAGAAATCACAACTTGTTATACATCATAgagttcatacaggggagaagccattttcatgttcagaatgtgggctaTGTTTTACCTTTAAATCAAATCTTGAtatacatcagaaaattcacacaggggaaaagcgatATTCGTGCTCagattgtggaaaatgttttagccagagaactcatcttgttagacatcagaaaattcatacagaggaaaaaccattttcatgttccgaATGTGGCAAGTGTTTTATCCAGAGATTTCATTTTCTTAGACATCAAAGGAAGCACACAGGAGAGAACCATTTTAATTTTGCTACAGATTTATGTTAA
- the LOC138663977 gene encoding zinc finger protein OZF-like isoform X2 yields the protein MGRGMKKMEEILHFTLEILFRLTGEDYTVVKKTSNERYQAPVSEECGRPPSPIMGPPSPFLIHEDINDQKILELTYQMIELLTGEIPIRRQDITIYFSMEEWEYLERHKDLYKDVMMEVPQPFTPSDDCFRISEGHAMSTDFKANISSTVHTENLSSNPIQQLLSFEPSQNVKKNKKKKVDHQRDQIVENPFSCIKCSKRFTDKSNLVKHEKDHKEVKPFSCSECGSFFTRKSHLVRHLRLHTGEKPYSCSECWKCFTEKSNLVAHMKTHLGDKPFSCTECGKCFNTKSNLVIHHSVHTGEKPFTCSECKKCFKKKSHLDMHQRIHTGEKPFSCSECKKCFKKKSQLVIHHRVHTGEKPFSCSECGLCFTFKSNLDIHQKIHTGEKRYSCSDCGKCFSQRTHLVRHQKIHTEEKPFSCSECGKCFIQRFHFLRHQRKHTGENHFNFATDLC from the exons ATGGGTAGGGGCATGAAAAAGATGGAAGAGATATTACacttcaccctagagatcctctttcggctaactggagag gattacacagtagtgaagaagacctctaatgAGCGCTATCAGGCTCCTGTGTCTGAAGAATGTGGAAGACCCccgagcccaatcatggggcctccatcTCCTTTTctaatacatgaggacatcaatgaccagaagatcctagaactaacctaccagatgattgagctgctgactggagag attCCTATAAGACGTCAGGACATCACCATCTAtttttccatggaggagtgggagtatctagaaagACACAAAGacttgtacaaggacgtcatgatggaggttccccagccattCACACCATCAG ATGACTGTTTCAGAATCTCAGAGGGACATGCAATGTCTACAGATTTTAAAGCCAATATATCTTCCACTGTACACACTGAAAATCTATCATCTAATCCTATTCAACAACTTCTATCATTTGAGCCATCACAGAATGTTAAGAAAAATAAAAAGAAGAAAGTTGACCATCAAAGAGATCAGATAGTGGAGAATCCATTTTCATGTATAAAATGTAGCAAAcgttttacagataaatcaaatcttgttaaacatGAAAAAGATCACAAAGAGgtgaagccattttcttgttcggAATGTGGGTCATTTTTTACcaggaaatcacatcttgttaggcATCTGAgacttcacacaggagagaagccatattcgtgttcagaatgttggaaatgttttacagagaaatcgaaTCTAGTTGCGCATATGAAAACTCACTTGGGGGACAAGCCATTTTCTtgcacagaatgtgggaaatgctttaacaccaaatcaaatcttgttatacatcatagcgttcacacaggggaaaagccatttacaTGTTCAGAATGTAAGAAATGTTTCAAGAAGAAATCACATCTTGATatgcatcagagaattcacacaggggagaagccattttcatgttcagaatgtaagaaATGTTTCAAGAAGAAATCACAACTTGTTATACATCATAgagttcatacaggggagaagccattttcatgttcagaatgtgggctaTGTTTTACCTTTAAATCAAATCTTGAtatacatcagaaaattcacacaggggaaaagcgatATTCGTGCTCagattgtggaaaatgttttagccagagaactcatcttgttagacatcagaaaattcatacagaggaaaaaccattttcatgttccgaATGTGGCAAGTGTTTTATCCAGAGATTTCATTTTCTTAGACATCAAAGGAAGCACACAGGAGAGAACCATTTTAATTTTGCTACAGATTTATGTTAA